A genomic stretch from Sphingobacterium sp. ML3W includes:
- a CDS encoding DUF4397 domain-containing protein — protein MKNYRLFNFIAITVAIFLLSSCLKDNDDQRIPRALFTMVNGYSDANAVIYYADGGPLQNLNYPLEFKSYNPIVGLFTGARKIAVSAEYNNVLVDTTVTIKDSTIYTSFVYGNKAKPVQVITTDKVNKDIKNTESGLRFFNFAEGTDQVTLQIGSQTSPTEWTNRAKETQNSATAHQGFIAQKSGTFTIIAKDKAGKTIATRKDIKLVENYYYSLILIGKANDEKKPLYLGLVPQAAN, from the coding sequence ATGAAAAACTATAGATTATTTAATTTTATTGCCATCACAGTAGCGATATTCTTATTATCCAGCTGCCTGAAAGATAATGACGACCAACGGATTCCAAGAGCTCTTTTTACCATGGTCAATGGCTATAGTGATGCTAATGCGGTCATCTATTACGCCGACGGGGGGCCTTTACAAAATCTAAATTACCCTCTGGAGTTTAAAAGCTATAACCCAATAGTTGGCTTATTCACTGGGGCTAGAAAAATAGCCGTTTCTGCAGAATATAACAATGTCCTTGTTGATACAACAGTTACAATCAAAGACAGTACAATTTATACGTCATTTGTTTATGGCAACAAAGCGAAGCCAGTCCAAGTCATCACAACGGATAAAGTCAATAAAGATATTAAGAACACAGAATCTGGTTTACGTTTCTTTAATTTTGCTGAGGGAACCGACCAAGTAACCCTTCAAATTGGTAGCCAAACTTCTCCGACGGAATGGACCAACCGCGCAAAAGAAACACAAAATTCGGCGACTGCCCATCAAGGTTTTATTGCACAAAAAAGTGGAACCTTTACTATTATAGCGAAAGATAAAGCCGGAAAAACCATCGCTACTCGCAAGGATATCAAATTGGTTGAAAATTATTACTATTCATTGATATTGATCGGTAAGGCCAATGATGAGAAAAAACCATTGTACCTTGGTTTGGTACCACAGGCTGCAAATTAA
- a CDS encoding M57 family metalloprotease: MRKNIFISLLASVILFANCSKDESRKAVEENTIQNSDELIKSKLKLLGFNNKDVIISGDTIIVEGDIILFKSKLLDKTTRPRQATTHQFPYIRSADMNLNIYIQPQSSGGFTTAEINVIKAAINQYLQSNFPPSMGIVSINYTTNSADPKNIRVVPGNLPTSTCGRATAPTSVTENGLLFTKIGGDLLINLNSFRNNLDNSQKTYLIVHEFGHMLGFRHTNWRSDEPEFVDGVGAYTVPFTGNSTANPDPNSVFNSFGCGIYWAGFSAWDIQAIKYVTRGTTSS; this comes from the coding sequence ATGAGAAAGAATATTTTTATATCCTTACTTGCATCAGTCATTTTGTTTGCAAATTGTAGTAAGGACGAATCGAGAAAAGCGGTAGAAGAAAATACTATCCAAAACAGTGATGAATTAATTAAATCTAAACTTAAATTACTAGGTTTTAATAATAAAGATGTAATTATTAGTGGAGACACAATTATTGTTGAAGGCGATATTATTCTGTTTAAGTCTAAACTATTAGACAAAACAACTCGACCAAGACAAGCAACTACACATCAGTTTCCCTATATAAGGAGTGCTGATATGAATCTAAATATCTATATCCAACCCCAATCCAGTGGGGGGTTTACAACTGCTGAAATAAACGTAATTAAGGCTGCAATAAACCAGTATTTACAATCCAACTTTCCACCATCTATGGGAATTGTTTCTATAAACTATACTACAAATAGTGCTGACCCGAAAAATATAAGAGTTGTCCCGGGAAACTTACCTACGAGTACATGTGGAAGGGCAACAGCACCTACTTCAGTAACCGAGAATGGTTTATTGTTTACTAAAATTGGGGGAGATTTGTTAATTAATTTGAATTCTTTTAGGAATAATCTTGATAATTCGCAAAAGACATATTTAATTGTTCATGAATTTGGACACATGCTCGGCTTTAGGCACACCAACTGGAGAAGCGATGAGCCTGAATTTGTAGATGGTGTAGGGGCGTATACTGTCCCATTTACAGGCAACAGCACTGCAAATCCCGACCCTAACTCTGTATTTAATTCATTTGGATGCGGCATTTATTGGGCAGGTTTTTCAGCATGGGACATACAGGCCATTAAATATGTTACCAGAGGTACTACTTCTAGTTAA
- a CDS encoding YkvA family protein: MNSRIKKIATGMFERFRHRKITEAELSQAESKAKNLGSYVGDFKLLIAMCKDAITGKFKMNSWNLSIIIGTIIYVVSPVDAIPDFIAVGGWLDDVAIVAYAIRKLSEEIERYKSERLGWQVNK, translated from the coding sequence ATGAACAGTAGAATCAAAAAGATTGCAACAGGTATGTTTGAACGTTTTAGACATCGTAAAATCACTGAAGCGGAGCTGTCACAGGCGGAATCTAAGGCAAAAAATCTAGGAAGCTATGTCGGTGATTTTAAATTGCTGATCGCCATGTGCAAGGATGCAATCACTGGGAAGTTCAAAATGAACAGCTGGAATCTATCCATTATTATCGGAACGATTATTTACGTGGTCTCTCCGGTAGATGCTATTCCGGATTTTATTGCTGTAGGTGGTTGGTTAGATGATGTTGCTATTGTTGCCTATGCTATCCGGAAACTTTCGGAAGAAATAGAACGATACAAATCAGAACGCTTGGGCTGGCAGGTAAACAAATAA
- a CDS encoding septum formation initiator family protein, which produces MQRLWSLIRNKYLLATLAFLVWMLFFDRNDFATQYSYQKQKANLETERSFYLKENAAIIKTINDIRSNPQEVQRIAREKYKMKKDNEDIYVVSKVAPKETP; this is translated from the coding sequence ATGCAACGATTATGGTCTTTAATAAGAAATAAGTATTTATTAGCCACTTTGGCTTTTTTGGTGTGGATGTTGTTTTTTGATCGAAATGATTTTGCGACACAATACAGCTATCAAAAGCAAAAGGCCAACCTGGAGACGGAACGATCCTTTTATCTGAAGGAGAATGCAGCGATTATAAAAACAATAAACGACATTCGATCCAATCCGCAGGAGGTGCAACGTATCGCACGGGAGAAATATAAGATGAAGAAAGATAATGAGGATATCTATGTTGTCTCTAAAGTTGCTCCCAAAGAAACCCCTTAG